The Phormidium yuhuli AB48 DNA window ACTGTTGACGGAAACAGAAACTTCCTTGGCCCAATGGCGCGATCGCCTCCAGCAGGTCTTGCTACCCCAGGGGCAATCTCAGCCAACCCCAAGGGATTATAAAGAGCTTAGAGATTTACTGGCTCTGATTCCAGAATTGCAATTGGTACTCGGACCCAACTTACCCCCCAATTTGCAGATCCAGGAACATCCCCTGGGCGATCGCGAAGCCTGCGGGAACCGCGAGTCGCTGATCAGTTCCCCAGAACCGCTACAAAAACTTCTGCAAGTCTTTGCTCATAGTCATCAGCCTTTTGTCGTCTTTTTGGATAATCTGCAATGGGCTGATTTAGACAGCCTAGCTCTGATTGAAACCCTATTGAGCGATCCCAAATCCCAATCCTTCCTGATCATTGCCGCCTATCGGGATAATCAAACCCATCTGCTACCTCAATCGGCAGGCCATCCTCCCACCTCTTCCCCCTTTGCGCTCAATTCAATTCTCTCACTTCAAGCGCGACTCCAAGAGCAGGGCTGTCCGGTTGGACAACTTCACTTGCAAGGCTTGGAACTCGAAGCCATTGCCGCTCTGGTGGCCGATACCCTGCAAAATAGTCTCAAAGCCGTCATGCCCCTAGCGGCGCTGATTAGCCAAAAAACCAACGGGAACCCCTTCTTCGTACGAGAATTTCTCAAAACTCTCGATCGCGAACAATTGTTACGGTTCGATGACGAATCCATGAGTTGGCAATGGGATATTGAGCGTATCAAAGCCCAGGATATTACCGATAATGTCTTAGAATTTCTGCTCGATCAATTTAAAACCCTACCGCCACAAACTCAATATATACTGCATCTGGGTGCGGTGGTTGGGATGGAGTTTGATTTGGATCTAATTGCCGATTTAATTAACGGCTCTCCCGAGGAGTTATTTCAGAACTTAATTCCGGCGTTAGTTGAAGGTTTGGTCCAGCCCCGAGCCAAGGACTCAGACCAGAGGGGGGCGCTGAGCCTATCAAGAACCTATCCGAGTACCCCCCAAGAGCTCCTATTACTGCGACAATATCAATTTCTACATGAACAAGTTCAGCAAGCGGCCTACCGGATGACTCAGACCGTTGCTCTGACGAACCCAGAGGGCGCTCCGACCATTTCCAACGACACGGCCAAGTTACATTTAGAAATTGGCAAACGACTGTTGCAGCGGGCCCAACAGGGTCCCAGGGCTTCATCCTCTTCTGCTGAAACTGTTCCTGTCGCCATGTCACCCGGTGATATTTTTGAGATTGTCTATCACTGGAATCTAGGTCAAGGGGCGATCGCTGAACGGGAGGAGACCCTTCAACGGGCCCAACTTAACCACCTCGCCGCCAAACAGGCTCGACTGAAGAGAGATTATACGGGGGCGATCGCCTATAGTTTGGCAGGAATTGAAGCCTTAGGGAAAGGAGCCTGGTCAACTACGCCGCAATTGTCCTTTAATCTGCATTTAGAGCGAGCGCGGGCTAACCTTCTTCAAGGGAATCTCGATCGCAGCCAAGACTTATTGAACATTCTTTATCAGCAGCAGCCTCAGGATAGCCTAGCTACGGAATTAGATAGCCTAGCTCTGGCGGGGTTGAGCCTACGGGGTGAGGTTGAAGCCGCCGACGAGTTGGCCCGTCAGGCCCTGGAACGCTTGGAACTGACCCCGCAACTGCCCTCCCTGACCTCAGCCCCCTCCCCTGAGATGGACCCATTCCCCCATTGGTCTCCTGAGCAGCTGAACCAACCCCCGGCTCAGGAGGTCTCGGCCTTGGATCAGCTCTTAGGTCAAACCCTGACCTTCTATCTCACCTATGCCCCCCACAGTGTCTGTTGTCAGGAGATTGTGCAACGGCTGTTAGGGCGATCGCAACAACTCGGTTCAAGTCCGGCAACTCCCCTAGCCGCAGCCGCCTATACGGTCATTCTGCTCAATCAGGGGCATCATGACCAAGCGCAAACCTGGGTTACGGCCCTGGCCGCCTGGCGGCCCCCCTCCCAAACTGCCTCGAATCTAGAGGGACCCACTCAGGAGATGGCGCAATGGGCTGAATTTTCCCCGTCTAGAGATCTCAATTCAGAACTGAGCCAGCCAAATTCCTATCTCGCGTGGAGTGAGTTACTACTGGCGAGTCAGGTCTATCCTCGACTCTATGGGATTCCTAAAAGCCTATCCCTTTTAGATGCAGCAGAGCATCATAGCCGAGGGGTGGGGGATTGGCTAGCCCTCGGGGTGATTATTGTAGAACGGTTGTATCTAGAGTTTTATGGGGGCAAAGCCTTAAATATCCTAGCTGGGGATATTGCTCAAGCCCTGGAATGGTGTCGCAAGTATCAACATCATTGGGCCATAGATGCCCTCAAGGCCTTGCAACTACCCCTGCAATATTTACGCCTCGGTTTGGCGGCAGAGGAGATGACCCCTGACGCAATGGCTGTGGGACAACTGGCTCCAGGTCAGCGACGGGTTTGGGCCTCTACTGAAATTCATCGGGCCTGGATCTTGTATTTGGAACGGGAGTATGAGCTGGCTTTAACTCGATTGCAGGGGGTGATCACTCCGACCAGAGCAGTCCCAAAGGGGGCCGGAGTGATCACCCCTGGAGACGTGAATCCCCTGACTTGGGCCCTGGGTCGTTCAGTTATGGCTCTATGCTGGAGTGCGTTAACTCAGGTCGGTGAGCCGCTTCCTGAGCCATTTCTAACCGTTGAAGCGGAGTTGGAGCGCTGGAGTCAGGACTGTCCTGAGACCTTTGCCAGTTTGGCCGCGATGATTAAGGGAGAGCGCCACCGCTTGCAGAGCAATGATAGAGAGGCGATCGATGCCTATGATCAAGCCATTGAAAGAGCCTTGGAGAGCCATTGTCCTTATGGGATGACCTTGGCTCATGAGTTGGCGGCTCAGTTTTGGCTCCAACGGCAGAAACCGAAGATTGCCCGGGTGTATCTGGCGGAGGCGTATACCGCCTACCAACGCTGGGGGGCCCGTTATAAAGTGGGACAGTTGACTCAAACCTATGGCTCATTGCTGTCGGTAACGACCTTAGCCTTACAGGATCAGGAGGACGCCGACTCCTTCAATCATCGCGTCAATATGAGTTTGGACTATACGCGATCGCGGGCGGCGGTGTTGGATGTGACTACCGTGATGAAAGCGGCCCGCTCTCTATCTGGGGAGATTGTTCTCGATCGCCTGTTGGGGAAATTGATGAAGTTGGCGATCGCCAATGCCGGTGCTACCCGGGGTGCAATTATCCTCGATCGTATGGGCCAACTGACCTTAGAGATTGTACAAACCGTAGGGGATCTCGACGAAGACAGTGATGAGGAAGCTGGGGAGGGGTCTGAGGATGATAATCGCCCCATCAAGGAAGGGTTACGACCGGGAATTGCCCTTGAAGTCTGTGACAGTTTACCCCGCTCCGCTATTCACTATGTAGCCCGGACCAATGAGAGTGTGGTTCTCAATGATGCCACCGCCGAGTCCGCATTTGTCAACGACCTCTATATCCAGCAGTTTCAACCCAAATCTCTCCTCTGCGCCCCAATTCAGGGGAAAGGGAAGTTAATTGGCCTGTTATATCTGGAAAATAATCTCACCGCTGGGGCCTTTACCCGCGATCGCCTAGATGTCTTGATGTTACTCTGTGCCCAAGCGGCGATCGCCCTAGAAAATGCCCGGCTTTATGAAAACCTTAAACAGTCAGAAATTCGGGAGCGCGATCGGGCCCAGCAACTACGAGATTCCTTAGAAGAACTGCAAGAAGCGCAACTGCAACTGGTGCAAAGTGAAAAAATGGCGACCCTTGGTCAACTGGTCGCTGGAGTCGCCCATGAAATTAATAATCCCGTTGGGTTTGTCGATGCCAATCTCAGTCACGCCGCTGGCTATATTGAAGACCTCCTGGGCCTATTAGAACTCTATCAAGAAACCTTCCCCGATCCCGGAGAAGACATTGAAGCGGAAATTGAAGAGATTGACCTAGAATTTATCCTCAAAGACCTGCCCCAAATCCTCAGTTCCATGAGTGTCGGCACAGAACGTATTCGCCAAATTAGTCGTTCGCTACGCACCTTCTCCCGAGCCGATACTTCCGCAAAAGTTCCCGTTAACATCCATGAAGGCATTGATAGCACCCTCATGATTCTTAAACCGCGCTTAAAATTCACCCAAGTGCGTCCCAGTATTCAAATTGTCAAAGACTATGGAGACTTACCCGAAATTGAATGTTATGCCGGTCAACTTAACCAAGTCTTTATGAACATTATTGCCAATGCCATTGATGCCTTCGACGAAGCCAATGTTGGCTTAACCTTTGAGGAAATTGAGCAGAACCCCAATCAAATTACCATTAGCACCGAACTAATACAGACCTACGTTTCTAACGAAGAAGACGACGAAACGGACTCCGACTGGGTCATTATTCGTATTCGTGATAATGGTCCAGGAATGCCCGAGGACGTGCAAAACAATATTTTCAACCATCTGTTCACCACCAAAGCAGTGGGCAAAGGAACCGGGTTGGGTCTGTCAATTTCCCATCAAATTGTAGTTGAGAAACACCAGGGCCGGTTGAGTTGTCGGTCAACCTTAGGTGAAGGGACAGAGTTTGTTATTGAAATCCCCATTGAATAAACGCTGCTAACCTAACTCCCCGTCCAAACTACGAGTGACCGCATTTTGGGTGCTAGCTTGGAACTCCTTGATATTAATTCGTTTTAACAACACTAAGGCTAGCAGCAGTCCCAACGCCTGTAGAAAAAATACCGAGCCATAAGCCCATAGGGGTGACTCAAACATCCAGGTTCCCAAGTTTAACGCCCCACCACTGATGAGAGCAGAAACGCCTCGGGCCATCGCTTTAGCCAGCCCCCAGGCACCGACAAAAGTTCCCGCCGTTTCTGCCACCGTCAAATCCAACATGAGACTGCTGACCCCAGCGATGAGGGTTCCGGCAAAGAGGCCATAAAAAAGGAAGGCCACTTGCAATAATTCCACCCACTGGCCCACTCCAGCAACAATGAACAGTAACACACAGACCAAAGCCCCGAGACAGCCATATTGGCTGATGCGTTTTTTCCCCAGACGGGGAACCAGAAGAAACCCTGTTGTAGCGATCCCCACCATAATTCCAACACTGAGAAAGATATTTAATTGAGTAGTGGCGGCGATGCTCATGTCCAAGACTTCCCCACCATAGGGTTCAATCACCACATCATACATAAAGAGGCTAATAGTGAGCAGAAAGAGGACGCTAAAAAAGACCCCTGTTTGACGACTTGCGGTAAGAACGCGAAGAGCCGTACTCAGAGTAACACGCTCCTCAGTCTGAGCTACCCTAGAGCGTTGATGATAGCGGGAGTATTTCTTTTCAATACCGACCGTAGCGAGAAAACATAGACCCAGAACCATCGCCGGAATAACGATAAAGACACGGTTCACCATGTAGCTGAGGCTCAGAATATCCACCTGTTCCAGATTTTCAATGGCTTGCACTCCAGTGTCAGGTCCGCTGAGAAGGCTTGAGCTAATCACTGCCCCCGTAATCGTGCCTAGCATCAGCATCGACCCCACAACGCCAATGAGTTTAGAGCGATGGTCTTCATCAGAAATATCCACCAACAGGGCTGCGAAGGGGATGGAACTAGCATCGACGCAGAGACCATAGAGCATAAAACAGCCCGTAAACAGAGCCGCCCAGCCGTAGGTAGTTCCAGTCATACCGTAAGTTTGCAAACTCAAACCCAGTTGCCAGAGAACCTGGACAGTGAGGAAGGAAAGACTGGTGAAGAGAACTGTACCAATCCAGATATAGCCACTGCGATGTTTGCCAAAGATGGGTTTTGAGTCTGAGAGTTGGCCGAAGAAGACCCGAGCTGGGGACATAAACCGTTTCATCGCAATGGCCCCGGTGGCGATGAGGGCGGGAACTCTCAACTCGTCAATGGCAATCCGATTGATGATAGCTAGGGTGAGCAAGGACATCATCCCCAGTCCGAGCTGGAATAGACCCAGGCGAAACATCGTCAAAATGTTAAGACGAGGCAGGGGAGGTGATGTTAGGTCAGGGTGAGTGGCGGGGGAATTTTTCATAGAGCCTGTCAACAGGAGCAGGGGAAGCCTAAGCACCACCCTTTAACTAGGCTACTCCAACTCCCCTTCCATCACACGACTGACGGCATTTTGGGTGCTGGCCTGGAACTCCTTAATGTTAATCCGTTTTAAGAGAAGTAATGCCAGGAGCAGTCCCAGACATTGCAGCAAAAAGACCAAACCATAAGCGAATAGGGGTGACTCAAACGCCCAAGTTCCCAGGTTCAACACGCTACCACTGACAATAGTGGAAATCCCCCGGGCCATGGCTTGAGCCAATCCCCAAGCCCCGATAAACGTTCCCGCCGTTTCCGCCACCGTTAAATCCAGCATGAGACTGGTAGCCCCGGCGGTGAGGGTTCCGGCACAGACTCCATAGAACAGGAACGCCGATCGCAGTAAGTCCACATTCTCGCCCACTCCAGCAATAATAAAGAACAGGGCAAAGATCGAGGCCCCGATACAACCATATTGAGTGGTGCGTTCCTTCCCTAGACGAGGAACCAAGAGGAATCCTGTCCCGGAAATGCCTGCCAGGGTTCCAATGCCGAAAAAGACGTTGAGTTGGGTAGTTTCGGCGATACTCATACCAAAGACTTGCCCGCCATAGGGTTCAATCACCACCTCGTGCATAAAGAGGCTAATCGTCAGCAGGAGGAGGAAGCTAAAGAAAAACCCCGTTTGACGGCTGGCGGTGAGGACACGAAAGGCAGTTTTCAGGGTCACCCGTTCCTCGGAGTTAGCCACCATCGAGCGTTGGCTATAGCGGGAGTATTTCTCTTCGATACCGACGGTGGCCAGGAAACAGAGACTCAGAACAATCGCCGGAACGATAATAAAAACACGATTCACGGTGCGGCTCAGGGCCGGGATATCCACCTGTTCCAGATTGCGGACGGCTTCAGCCCCATTTTCGGGTTGATCGAGTAGAGTGGAGCCAATAATCGCCCCAGCAATGATACCCACCATGAGCATAGACCAGACGACACCAATGAGTTTAGAGCGATGGTCTTCATCGGAGATATCCACCAGCATCGCCGCGAAGGGGGTGGAACTGGCACTGATGGAAAGGCCATAGAGCATAAAACAGCCCGCAAACAAGGCGGCCCAGCCATAGGTAGGGGGGGTCATGCCATGGGTTTGCAAACTCAGACCCAGTTGCCAGAGAACCTGTATGGTAACGAAGGAGAGACTGGTGAAGAGTACCGCCCCAATCCAGACATAGCCGCTGCGATGTCGCCCAAAGAGGGGTTTAGAGTCCGAGAGTTGCCCGAAAAAGACACGAGCCGGGGACACGAGCCGTTCCATGGCAATGGCCCCAGTGGCGATGAGAGCCGGCACTCTCAGTTCATCAATGGCGATACGGTTAACGATTCCGAGGGTGAGCAAGGACATCATCCCCAGTCCCATCTGGAACAGGCCCAGACGAAACATGGTTAGGAGGCCGATGCGAGGTAGAGGTTGGGTGGTCAAGTCGGTGATGGGGCGATCGCGGGTGTCCATAGAGCCTATCAAAATGGTCTGCGAGGGCGTAGTCTTCAGTTTAATGGATTTTGGAACCCGCACCCCAGAGGTTTTATGGTCAGGGCAGGACGGTCACTACAAAAAAACACTGGGTGACACCTTAAATCGCTCTCCCAGGGCCTTGGCTTGGGTTTTGCTAATGCCACGCTTCCGGTTAAACACCTCGGAAGCAATGCCTTTAGAGCCAAAAATGTCTAACAAATCCTTCTGACGGAGTTGGTGAGCGGCCACTAACTCATCTAAAACATCATGGGGAGTTGCGGTATTTGGCATCGGGTAAGTTTTCCGCTCATAATCCTCAATTAAAATTGCCAGTAACTCTAGCATTGAGGCTTCGTCATCGCTCAATTGAGATTCCTCAATCTCCATCAGTCGATCAATTTCGCAGAGCATGGCTTCATAATCTGATGAAGACTGGATGGGTTTCAATGGCAAAATGGAACTGTTCCTGTTCATAGCTTGGCGATGGTGCTATCACAACGATTTACCGAGGCCCTCCTCTGGGCGACAGAACTCCATCAGCAACAGGTTCGCAAAGGCTCTGGAGTTCCCTATATCGCCCATCTGCTGGGGGTTACCAGTGAGGCCTTAGAATATGGGGCCACAGAAGATGAGGCGATCGCCGCCCTACTCCATGATGCCATCGAAGACTGTGGCGGCCGACCCATCGCCCTGGAGATTCGCCGCCGCTTCGGGGATAATGTCGCCGAGATTGTTGAAGGCTGTACCGATGCAGTCACTCAGCCTAAACCCCCCTGGCGAGAACGCAAGCAGGCCTATATTAGCCATCTGCGCACCGCCTCCCCCTCTGTCCGTCTCGTCTCAGCGGCCGATAAACTCTATAATGCTCGCTCCATTCTCAAAGATTGCCGCTGCGTCGGTGACGAAATTTGGCAGCGGTTCACTGGGGGGCGAGCGGGCAGTTTATGGTACTATCGCGCCGTGGTAGATACCCTAAAATCCGTGGACAATCGCCCCATTGTCGCCGAGTTGGAGCGAGTTGTGCAGGAGTTGGAACGCCTCGCCGCTTCCATTCCCCAAAGCCAAGACGGGCCAACTCCCCACCCATCCCCCTAGGACGAGCATTGAATGATGTATATCTTAATCGGTGGAGCGGGGATGACTGGGTTAGCCCTGGCCAATACCTTGCTGAATATCGGGCATACCATCGCCATTGTTGACCCGGACCCTTTAGCTTGTCAATATGCCCGGGAGAAAATTGGCGTGATGGCCTTTGAAGGCAGTGCTGTCAATACCACCACCCTGATTGAAGCGGGGATTCGTAAAGCTGATGCGGTGATTGGGGCCTTGCGGGAAGATGCCCTAAATTTGGCGTTTGTTACCCTCTCGAAGCATTATGGGGTCTCTCAAATTATTGTACGGATGAGCGATCGCGATTTCGCTGAACCCTATCAACTCGCTGGAGCCAGCCATATCATTAGTACCACGCAATTGGCTATCAATCGCATCATTAATGCCATTGAATATCCCCAAGTGGATGCGATGATGCACTTTGAACAGGGACAGGTGGAAGTGTTAAAACTCTCTCTCCCTCAGGATTGCTATATTGTTGGTCATACGGTGGCGGAAATTGCTCAGGATGAGCGGTTTCCGGAGGGGACGTTGATTATTGGCTATCAGGCCCATGCTCATGAGGACTTGATTATTCCCAATGGGAGTACCGTCCTCGAAAGTGGTTCTAAGATTTTGGCAGTCACGAAGCCGGATTTGGTTCGGGATGTGATTGATTTTTTGGGCTTATGTTCTTAAGGGGGAACCACGGAGTCACAGAGGACACAGAGGGAAGAGGGGAGGAGGGGGGATTAGTCGTCTTGGAGGGACATGAGTTTTTGGTTGAGGGTGTCGATGTAGGGATTGGCTCGTTCGTTGGAGAGTAAGCCTTTGCGGACGGCGTCGTTAATGGCTCCTTTTTCTGCGAGGTATAAACGACGACGTAGGCCGTCTAAATAGCCACCGGGTTCGAGGGGTTGGTCGCCATGAACCATTCGTTGATTGTAGAAATGGCGTAGTTCTCGCTCGGCGGTGGCAATTCGGGCTTGATAATTGGCGAAGAGTTCTTCGTAGAGGGATTTGGGTAAACTGCCTGATTCAAATAAACTGTTGAGTTCTTGTTGGGCCGCTTTCGAGGCAATGAGAGTTAGTTGTAGGGTTTCGAGTTTTTCGGCAGCGGGGGAGGGTGGGTTTAGGTTGAGTTGCTTGACTAACCAAGGAAGGCTCAATCCTTGACCAATTAGGGACACTAAGACCGTGCTAAAAATTAAGGTGATGATATTTTCTCGCCCCGGTAAGGTGAAGGGTAAACTTAATGCTAAAGCCATGGATAGAGACCCTTTGACATTGCCAAATATCAAAACATGCTGCCATTTTAAGGGTAAGGGTCTATCAAAGAAGCGAACTAGATAGAGTAGGGGGTAAATCGAAAACACTCGCCCAACTTGATAGCCTAAAATGGCGAGCATGGCACTGGGGAGCGTTTCCCATAACATCCTTGGATCGAGTTCTAAACCGACTAATAAAAAAATAAAGGTGTTGACCCCAAATCCGGCGTATTCCCAAAAATTTAAGAGGGTAACTTTAATGGATGCGGAAATGGTGTTAAAGCCAGAATTGCCAATGACTAAGCCGGCAATCACAACGGCGATCGCACTCGATACTCCCAAAACTTGCCCAATTTGAAAGGTTCCTAAGGAAATGGCAACGGTTAAGAGGGTGTTACTTAAGGCATCATTGAGTTGTTTGAGCAGTCCCACGCAGAGGTAACCTAATCCTAAACCAAGAAGGGTTCCACCGACTAAGGCGATTGAAAGCTGTTCAAATCCTTCAAGGAGGGTAAAGGAACCTTGGCGATGGATGGTACTAATCATTGTCAAGAGAACTAGGGCAATCCCATCATTAAAGAGACTTTCGCCCTCAACAATGGTAATTAAACGTCCGGGAACTTTAACGGTTTTAAATGCCCCAATCACTGAGACGGTATCGGTAATCGTTAAAATCACCCCGATCGCCGAGGCGGTAATCCAGACCACCCCGAGCCCAAAACGTAAAAAGATTGTGGTAATGGCGGCTGCCAGAACAACCCCTGGCCCAGCTAATAACAGAATGGGTTTAATGGTACTTCGCAGACGGCTAATGTCGGTATTAATCGCCGCTTCAAAAATGAGAATCGGCAGAAACAGATTGAGAATGACATCGGGGTTTAAGCCAATCTCAGCCGGTAAGGCTTGTGGGGTAATCAACAATCCCCCCAATACTAACCCCACCACATAGGGAATGCGAAAGCGGCGAGTAATTAGGGCAACGGCTGTGGCAACCAGCAATAGGATAATCGAAGCCCCCACCAACCCCGTCACCTGATTGGAGTTAGCCGTTAGGGCTTCTTCGACGGACTCAGGAACTGGTTCTGCTAGAGTTTGAGAATAGAGGGTTAACAGCACTAAACTTGCTTCAGCCACTCCCATCCTTGCATCTGATTTAACATGGGCTGACAAATGAGCTTCGATTGGAGGGGGGTGATTGTAATATAGTTCTGACTCACCGCAAGGCCATCAATGGGAATGTCGGTTTTGTCAGGTTCATCATCTAACTCTTCTAAAACTTCTCCGGCTAACCAATAATAGGTTTTCCCCCGAGGATCGACTCGTTTTTGAAAGACATCGGTATAACGACGAACCCCTTGGCGGGCCAGGGTGACTCCGGCGATGCGATCGCCCGTGACGGGGGGAATGTTGACATTCAACAGTAGGGGATGTGGGGGACGGCGATCGCCCAACTGGGCCATCAACCGCAAGGCGAACTCCACCCCCGGCTGGAAATCTCGGGAAGTGAAACTAGCTAAACTGAAGGCCACACTGGGAATCCCCTCAATATATCCCTCTAGAGCAGCGGAGACAGTTCCAGAATAGATGATATCAGTGCCGACATTCGCCCCATGGTTGATACCGGCTAAGACAAAATCGGGGGGACTGTCTACTAAGGCACTCAGGGCTAATTTAATGCAGTCGGAGGGAGTGCCGGAACAGGCCCAGGCGGCGATGCTGGGGTGAAAGCGATCGCCCACGGGTTCGGCCCGGATGGGTTGGTGCATCGTTAGACTATGGCCGGTGGCGGAACGCTCTCGATCCGGGCAAACGACGGTTACGTCATGGCCGGCTTCGGCTAAGGCATTCGCTAAGGCTTGCACCCCCTGGGCGAGAATACCGTCGTCGTTACCAATTAGAAGTTTCATAGGGGAGGGAACAGGGAACAAGGAACAGGGAATAGGGGAACCACAGAGTCACAGAGGACACGGAGAATGGGGAGGGGTTAACTTCGTTGGTAGCGTAGGCCGGGGAGGGCGGAGATTAGCCCCATCAATTCTAACTGTAAGAGGGCACTGGAGACAGCGGCGGCTTCGGTGGCGGATTTTTCGACGATGATATCGAAGGCGGTGGCTTCTGGGCCGACGGCGGCGAAGACTTGGGCTAGATGGGCCGGAACGTCCACGGGTGGGGGGGCTGTTGGCTCTGGGGAGGGGTTGACAGATTCTGTTTTTTGTGGTGTGGGTTCTGGTTTGAGGCGAGGCTTGGGGCTGGTGAGGCTGGGCATTTCTTGGAGGGTCTGAATCAGATTGTCTTCGTCCATGACCAGTTGGGCCCCTCGGGTGATGAGACCGAGACAGCCTCGGGAGTTGGGGTTGTCGAGGGAACCGGGAAGGGCATAGACATCGCGGCAAAACTCGTTGGCTAGATAGGCGGTGATGAGGGCCCCGGATTTTTGCGGGGCTTCGGTGACCAGGGTGGCGCGACTTAATCCGGCGATGATGCGGTTGCGTTGGGGAAATTGCAGGCGATCCGGTGGGGTTCCGGCGGGATATTCGCTCACCACTAAGCCTGTTTCAATAATCTCGTCGTAAAGACTCTGATTGCGACGGGGATAGACCACATCAACTCCCGTTCCGACGACGGCTACGGTGCGGCCGGAGAGGCTTAGACAGGTGCGGTGGGCCTCGGTGTCAATGCCTGCGGCTAGACCTGAGACAATGGTAAATCCTTCTTGGCTGAGGCGATGGGTGAGGCGGCGCGTCCATTTGAGACCGTAGGGACTGGGGCGACGGGTTCCGACAATGGCGATGGTGGGGGCGTTTCCCTCCATTTCTGCTACATCGGGGATGCCTCGATAGTAGAGTAGCGGCGGCGGGGCGTGAATTTCTCGCAGGAGTCGGGGATATTCTGGGTCGCAGAGGGTCCAGAATTGGGGGTTGGCTTCGAGATGCTTGGCGTAGAGTTGGTCTGGGTTGAGGTGCGATCGCTGTCTGAGGATATCGGCGGCCAGTTGGGGGCCGATTCCTTCGACAGTTAATAGGCCCGCCTCCGAGGCAGTCCAGGCGGCTTCGAGGGAGCCAAATTGCTGGTTCAAGCGACCCATCAACACCGAACCAATGCGTTTAATCTGACTCCAAGCCACCCAATAGGGGCGATCGCCATTCATAGCCCTAAACCCTTCCTCCACGGTTCACTTAGCCAGGTTCAGAGGCCAGTCTCCGAGGGACTGGCTTGGCGGTTGCGGTTGCGTAAATGTTCAAAAACACTTTTATCGCCAATATCATCGGGAATGGC harbors:
- a CDS encoding helix-turn-helix domain-containing protein produces the protein MPLKPIQSSSDYEAMLCEIDRLMEIEESQLSDDEASMLELLAILIEDYERKTYPMPNTATPHDVLDELVAAHQLRQKDLLDIFGSKGIASEVFNRKRGISKTQAKALGERFKVSPSVFL
- a CDS encoding BCD family MFS transporter, whose amino-acid sequence is MDTRDRPITDLTTQPLPRIGLLTMFRLGLFQMGLGMMSLLTLGIVNRIAIDELRVPALIATGAIAMERLVSPARVFFGQLSDSKPLFGRHRSGYVWIGAVLFTSLSFVTIQVLWQLGLSLQTHGMTPPTYGWAALFAGCFMLYGLSISASSTPFAAMLVDISDEDHRSKLIGVVWSMLMVGIIAGAIIGSTLLDQPENGAEAVRNLEQVDIPALSRTVNRVFIIVPAIVLSLCFLATVGIEEKYSRYSQRSMVANSEERVTLKTAFRVLTASRQTGFFFSFLLLLTISLFMHEVVIEPYGGQVFGMSIAETTQLNVFFGIGTLAGISGTGFLLVPRLGKERTTQYGCIGASIFALFFIIAGVGENVDLLRSAFLFYGVCAGTLTAGATSLMLDLTVAETAGTFIGAWGLAQAMARGISTIVSGSVLNLGTWAFESPLFAYGLVFLLQCLGLLLALLLLKRINIKEFQASTQNAVSRVMEGELE
- the surE gene encoding 5'/3'-nucleotidase SurE; the protein is MKLLIGNDDGILAQGVQALANALAEAGHDVTVVCPDRERSATGHSLTMHQPIRAEPVGDRFHPSIAAWACSGTPSDCIKLALSALVDSPPDFVLAGINHGANVGTDIIYSGTVSAALEGYIEGIPSVAFSLASFTSRDFQPGVEFALRLMAQLGDRRPPHPLLLNVNIPPVTGDRIAGVTLARQGVRRYTDVFQKRVDPRGKTYYWLAGEVLEELDDEPDKTDIPIDGLAVSQNYITITPLQSKLICQPMLNQMQGWEWLKQV
- a CDS encoding cation:proton antiporter, whose amino-acid sequence is MGVAEASLVLLTLYSQTLAEPVPESVEEALTANSNQVTGLVGASIILLLVATAVALITRRFRIPYVVGLVLGGLLITPQALPAEIGLNPDVILNLFLPILIFEAAINTDISRLRSTIKPILLLAGPGVVLAAAITTIFLRFGLGVVWITASAIGVILTITDTVSVIGAFKTVKVPGRLITIVEGESLFNDGIALVLLTMISTIHRQGSFTLLEGFEQLSIALVGGTLLGLGLGYLCVGLLKQLNDALSNTLLTVAISLGTFQIGQVLGVSSAIAVVIAGLVIGNSGFNTISASIKVTLLNFWEYAGFGVNTFIFLLVGLELDPRMLWETLPSAMLAILGYQVGRVFSIYPLLYLVRFFDRPLPLKWQHVLIFGNVKGSLSMALALSLPFTLPGRENIITLIFSTVLVSLIGQGLSLPWLVKQLNLNPPSPAAEKLETLQLTLIASKAAQQELNSLFESGSLPKSLYEELFANYQARIATAERELRHFYNQRMVHGDQPLEPGGYLDGLRRRLYLAEKGAINDAVRKGLLSNERANPYIDTLNQKLMSLQDD
- a CDS encoding HD domain-containing protein, producing the protein MVLSQRFTEALLWATELHQQQVRKGSGVPYIAHLLGVTSEALEYGATEDEAIAALLHDAIEDCGGRPIALEIRRRFGDNVAEIVEGCTDAVTQPKPPWRERKQAYISHLRTASPSVRLVSAADKLYNARSILKDCRCVGDEIWQRFTGGRAGSLWYYRAVVDTLKSVDNRPIVAELERVVQELERLAASIPQSQDGPTPHPSP
- the dprA gene encoding DNA-processing protein DprA, whose product is MNGDRPYWVAWSQIKRIGSVLMGRLNQQFGSLEAAWTASEAGLLTVEGIGPQLAADILRQRSHLNPDQLYAKHLEANPQFWTLCDPEYPRLLREIHAPPPLLYYRGIPDVAEMEGNAPTIAIVGTRRPSPYGLKWTRRLTHRLSQEGFTIVSGLAAGIDTEAHRTCLSLSGRTVAVVGTGVDVVYPRRNQSLYDEIIETGLVVSEYPAGTPPDRLQFPQRNRIIAGLSRATLVTEAPQKSGALITAYLANEFCRDVYALPGSLDNPNSRGCLGLITRGAQLVMDEDNLIQTLQEMPSLTSPKPRLKPEPTPQKTESVNPSPEPTAPPPVDVPAHLAQVFAAVGPEATAFDIIVEKSATEAAAVSSALLQLELMGLISALPGLRYQRS
- a CDS encoding potassium channel family protein, which produces MMYILIGGAGMTGLALANTLLNIGHTIAIVDPDPLACQYAREKIGVMAFEGSAVNTTTLIEAGIRKADAVIGALREDALNLAFVTLSKHYGVSQIIVRMSDRDFAEPYQLAGASHIISTTQLAINRIINAIEYPQVDAMMHFEQGQVEVLKLSLPQDCYIVGHTVAEIAQDERFPEGTLIIGYQAHAHEDLIIPNGSTVLESGSKILAVTKPDLVRDVIDFLGLCS